CTGGGCATCGGGTCGCGCCCCGGCCGGATCACCTTCGCCGCCCGCTCCGACATGGTGCTGTGCTGCGCCGAGGAGGCCGCCCGCCTGCTGGAGCGCTGCGGCGTCCGGGCATCCCTGCGCCACGGGAGCGGCGAGCGGATCGCGGCGGGCACGGTCTTCCTGGAAGGGGAGGGGCCGGCCGGCGGCATCCACCTGGCCTGGAAGGTGGCCCAGACGCTGGTGGAATATGCCTCGGGCATCGCGACGCGGACTCGGCGGATCGTCGAGGCGGCGCGGGCGGCATCCCCCGGCATGGCGGTCGCCTGCACCCGCAAGAATTTTCCCGGCACCAAGGAGGTCAGCGTCAAGGCGGTGCTGGCCGGCGGTGCCCAGATGCACCGGCTGGGATTGTCGGAGACGATGCTGGTGTTTCCCGAGCACAGGGTCTTCCTGGACGGCGCGGCGGATTTCCAGGGCCTGAAGCGCCGGCATCCCGAGCGGAAGCTGGTGGTCGAGGTCGCCTCGGCCGCCGATGCCGTCGCCGCGGCGGAGGCCGGGGCCGACGTGCTTCAGCTGGAGAAGCTGGCGCCCGACGCGGTCGCCGAGGTCGTGCGCCGGGTGGCCGGGCTGGACCCGGTTCCGCTGGTCGCGGCGGCGGGCGGCATCACCGAGGCCAATGCCGCGGCCTATGCCGCGACCGGCTGCGCCGTGCTGGTGACCTCGGCGCCCTATTTCGCCGGGCCGGCCGACGTGCAGGTCGTCATCACCAGATCCGGAGATGCTTCATGAGGGTTGATCCATGACCGGCGGTTTCGGCTGGCTGGCGCTCGCCGCCGCCTTCCTGCTGGCGAGCCATTTCGGCGTCTCCAGCACCGGTGCGCGCGCCGCGCTGGTCCGGCGGATCGGCGAGCGGGCCTATACCGCCGTCTATTCGATCGTGGCGCTGGGGGCCATCGTCTGGCTGGTCCGGGCCTATGCCGCCGCTCCCTACGAGCCGGTGTGGTTCCCGTCGGCCTGGATGTGGTTCTTCCCGCTGGTCCTGATGCCGGTGGCGTTCCTGCTGCTGGTCGGCGGGGTCAGCACGCCGAACCCGACGGCGGTCGGGCAGGGCGCCTTGCTGGAGAAGGAACTGGGGCCGCGCGGCGTGCTGCGCATCACCCGCAATCCGGTGATGTGGGGGATCGGGCT
This Skermanella mucosa DNA region includes the following protein-coding sequences:
- the modD gene encoding ModD protein; its protein translation is MMLPIGDGALDALLAQDAPAGDLTTHALGIGSRPGRITFAARSDMVLCCAEEAARLLERCGVRASLRHGSGERIAAGTVFLEGEGPAGGIHLAWKVAQTLVEYASGIATRTRRIVEAARAASPGMAVACTRKNFPGTKEVSVKAVLAGGAQMHRLGLSETMLVFPEHRVFLDGAADFQGLKRRHPERKLVVEVASAADAVAAAEAGADVLQLEKLAPDAVAEVVRRVAGLDPVPLVAAAGGITEANAAAYAATGCAVLVTSAPYFAGPADVQVVITRSGDAS
- a CDS encoding NnrU family protein, which codes for MTGGFGWLALAAAFLLASHFGVSSTGARAALVRRIGERAYTAVYSIVALGAIVWLVRAYAAAPYEPVWFPSAWMWFFPLVLMPVAFLLLVGGVSTPNPTAVGQGALLEKELGPRGVLRITRNPVMWGIGLWAVSHMIPNGDWASLLFFGTLAVLALLGSVLIDTKNAVRRGLTWERWTELSSNVPFAAIVQGRQNLAATVREIGWIRLVVALALYAGFLHGHAWLFGVSPLPPI